The Hyphomicrobium sp. MC1 genome window below encodes:
- the urtC gene encoding urea ABC transporter permease subunit UrtC: MGNLYHNKTAQWIAYAVFFAAVGAVPLFVSDSFVLNQLATYGVYGMLALSISLCWGFGGILNLGQGIAFGLGAYGMAMTMQMQTQTESNPIPPFMLNNSLDHLPWFWAPFQSTVAGIFLAIAVPTFFCALFGTIMFRARVSGVFFTIMTLAMLSAFYTIILDQQAYTGGANGLSPPSPLQIGGYEIDPYSPTAYWVVFVALCGATIVAKLLTQSSFGLVTQAIRDDAERVRFLGYSVSGYETVIYTISGLIASIAGCCWVMLVQYVSPQQLDVGFSLSMVIWAAIGGRNSLIGAMIGAFVIQGAQSYLGDALLSTWLLVLGGFFIVVVRFLPNGLASLVEAGLGLFSSRPTPSSNTAGEAMGVEEGAYR; the protein is encoded by the coding sequence ATGGGCAATCTTTATCATAACAAGACGGCGCAGTGGATCGCCTATGCCGTGTTCTTCGCGGCCGTCGGAGCGGTGCCGCTGTTTGTGAGCGATAGTTTCGTTCTCAACCAGCTTGCGACCTATGGCGTCTACGGCATGCTCGCGCTTTCGATCAGCCTCTGCTGGGGGTTTGGCGGCATTCTTAATCTCGGCCAGGGTATCGCGTTCGGCCTCGGAGCCTATGGCATGGCAATGACCATGCAGATGCAGACACAGACGGAATCAAATCCGATTCCGCCGTTCATGCTCAACAACAGCCTCGATCATCTTCCTTGGTTTTGGGCGCCGTTCCAAAGCACTGTGGCCGGAATCTTTCTGGCGATTGCGGTGCCGACGTTCTTCTGTGCGCTTTTCGGAACCATTATGTTTCGAGCCCGCGTGTCGGGCGTATTCTTCACCATCATGACGCTTGCGATGCTGTCGGCATTCTACACGATCATTCTTGATCAGCAGGCCTACACCGGAGGTGCCAACGGATTATCGCCTCCCTCACCGCTGCAAATCGGCGGCTACGAAATCGACCCCTACAGCCCCACAGCCTACTGGGTCGTGTTCGTGGCGCTGTGCGGTGCCACCATCGTTGCCAAGCTTCTCACGCAAAGTTCGTTTGGCCTCGTAACGCAGGCTATTCGCGACGATGCCGAACGCGTGCGCTTCCTCGGCTACAGCGTCTCGGGATACGAGACTGTGATCTATACGATCTCGGGCTTGATCGCGTCGATCGCAGGGTGCTGCTGGGTGATGCTCGTCCAATACGTTTCTCCCCAACAGCTCGACGTCGGCTTCAGCCTGTCAATGGTGATCTGGGCCGCGATCGGTGGCCGCAATTCCCTCATTGGCGCGATGATCGGAGCGTTTGTAATCCAGGGCGCGCAGAGCTATTTGGGCGACGCGCTTCTTTCGACGTGGCTTCTCGTCCTCGGCGGCTTCTTCATTGTCGTCGTGCGGTTTCTTCCCAACGGCCTCGCGAGTCTCGTTGAAGCCGGTCTCGGGCTTTTCAGCTC
- the urtB gene encoding urea ABC transporter permease subunit UrtB, which produces MDLGSLVNALILGVSIASIWLIAALGLTIIYGTAGVINMAHGEFIMLGAYSSYMLQSYLKIPYLLCIPASFVIVALVGLALERGLIRYLYKRPLDTLLATYGVSLVLMQGVRLIFGSDPKYISVPEIFSTNIALGSASISTFRVIVLAITALLVLALWFLFYKTRFGIQVRAVVQNKEMASSFGINSGRIYMMTFALGAGLAGVAGSLFGVLAIVLPTMGASYVVQAFLMVIVGGGSLAGSVAASGMAGEMQSVFAALTNDTFARFIIFVLIVVFLRFRPQGLFAQGGVRR; this is translated from the coding sequence ATGGATCTCGGTTCGCTTGTGAATGCGCTTATCCTGGGTGTCAGTATTGCGAGCATTTGGCTCATCGCGGCGCTCGGGCTGACGATCATCTACGGCACGGCGGGCGTGATCAACATGGCTCATGGCGAGTTCATTATGCTCGGCGCCTACAGCTCTTACATGCTGCAGTCGTATCTAAAAATTCCGTATTTGCTTTGTATTCCCGCATCATTCGTGATCGTGGCGCTCGTAGGCCTCGCCTTGGAGCGTGGGCTGATCCGTTATCTCTATAAACGACCGCTGGATACGCTTCTCGCCACCTATGGCGTGTCGCTTGTGCTGATGCAGGGCGTGCGGCTGATCTTCGGCAGCGACCCAAAATACATATCCGTGCCCGAGATCTTCTCAACCAATATTGCTCTTGGATCGGCCTCCATCTCGACGTTCCGCGTCATTGTCCTGGCCATAACCGCGCTGCTCGTGCTGGCGCTCTGGTTTCTGTTCTATAAGACGCGTTTCGGCATTCAAGTCCGTGCGGTTGTGCAAAACAAGGAGATGGCATCCTCGTTCGGCATCAACTCCGGCAGGATATACATGATGACGTTTGCACTCGGCGCGGGGCTCGCAGGTGTTGCTGGTTCGCTCTTCGGTGTGCTCGCAATCGTGTTGCCGACAATGGGCGCCAGTTACGTCGTGCAGGCGTTCCTGATGGTGATCGTCGGCGGGGGTTCGCTCGCGGGCAGTGTTGCCGCTAGCGGCATGGCCGGTGAGATGCAGTCCGTCTTTGCGGCACTCACGAACGATACGTTCGCTCGCTTCATCATCTTCGTGCTGATCGTCGTGTTTCTCAGATTCAGGCCTCAAGGTCTTTTTGCCCAGGGCGGCGTGAGGCGATGA
- a CDS encoding transporter substrate-binding domain-containing protein — translation MDFTRRKVLKTTLAASAAVAMPHVWLPKSGEAWGATLKKGEPIKVGLLFSLTGALAVPEEDSTLVLQYAFEEINKNGGVNGVPVEPVIVDAKSDFNVYTEKAKELILREKVIALFGCYTSASRKAILPTVMQRNHLLYYPTCYEGAECTQNTICTGPLANQHSKDLIPFMVEKFGKKVFFVGSNYVWPKESNKNAKIWLEQAGGELLGEEYIPLGSSEFGPVLNKIRDTKPSFIFSTVVGASDIAFHKQFKQEGFKVDSMPIASLTTGEIETRAMGAEFGAGHFLSAPYFQTLDNPTNHKFVEGFLKSKYGKNGVTHYNMEETYLSAYVFKYGLEKTAAAVGIENVTPRAIRDHSGGLKVEDAVSPEGLVWIDENNFNTWLKPKIGQCQADGTFKVLKSAEKNVAPDPYSIYPNLGTCTKDGLKAPDGKIRTNVI, via the coding sequence ATGGATTTCACTCGCCGCAAAGTTCTTAAGACGACGCTCGCTGCTTCTGCAGCCGTAGCGATGCCTCACGTTTGGTTGCCGAAGTCGGGCGAGGCCTGGGGGGCGACGCTCAAAAAAGGCGAGCCGATCAAAGTCGGCCTGCTGTTCTCTCTCACCGGCGCACTCGCCGTGCCGGAGGAGGATTCGACGCTGGTGCTCCAATACGCATTCGAAGAGATCAACAAGAACGGTGGCGTCAATGGTGTGCCGGTTGAGCCCGTCATCGTCGATGCCAAATCCGACTTCAACGTTTACACCGAGAAAGCAAAAGAACTCATCCTTCGCGAAAAGGTCATCGCGCTGTTCGGCTGCTACACGTCCGCGAGCCGCAAGGCCATTCTACCGACAGTGATGCAGCGCAACCATCTGCTCTACTATCCGACTTGCTACGAAGGTGCGGAGTGCACGCAGAACACCATCTGCACCGGTCCGCTCGCCAACCAGCACTCAAAAGACCTCATCCCTTTCATGGTCGAGAAGTTCGGCAAGAAGGTCTTCTTCGTCGGCTCGAACTACGTATGGCCGAAGGAATCGAACAAGAACGCGAAGATCTGGCTGGAACAAGCAGGGGGAGAGCTGCTGGGCGAGGAATACATCCCGCTCGGCAGCTCCGAATTCGGTCCCGTCCTCAACAAGATCCGGGACACCAAGCCGAGCTTCATTTTTTCTACGGTCGTCGGTGCGTCGGACATCGCCTTCCATAAGCAGTTCAAGCAGGAAGGCTTCAAAGTGGATTCGATGCCGATTGCATCGCTTACCACCGGCGAAATCGAAACCCGCGCGATGGGCGCCGAATTTGGCGCTGGTCACTTCCTCTCAGCTCCGTACTTCCAGACGCTCGATAACCCGACCAACCACAAGTTCGTCGAGGGCTTCTTGAAGAGCAAGTACGGCAAGAACGGCGTGACGCACTATAACATGGAGGAAACATACCTCTCCGCGTACGTCTTCAAATACGGCTTGGAGAAGACCGCCGCCGCGGTAGGCATCGAAAACGTCACGCCGCGCGCCATTCGCGATCACTCGGGCGGCCTCAAGGTTGAAGATGCCGTATCGCCCGAAGGATTGGTTTGGATCGACGAGAATAACTTCAACACGTGGCTGAAGCCGAAGATCGGCCAGTGCCAGGCCGACGGCACCTTTAAGGTGTTGAAGTCCGCGGAAAAGAACGTGGCGCCCGATCCTTACTCGATTTACCCGAACCTAGGCACCTGCACCAAGGACGGTCTGAAAGCGCCTGACGGGAAAATCCGCACCAACGTCATCTGA